A portion of the Tiliqua scincoides isolate rTilSci1 chromosome 3, rTilSci1.hap2, whole genome shotgun sequence genome contains these proteins:
- the PTPN20 gene encoding tyrosine-protein phosphatase non-receptor type 20: MLDMQAPTTNETVNFQEHHLSSKHKQFPLEDSFTPEHSASNSAVHEDCIINIELEKAANGSLGFALVGGRNGRAILIKAISPGSVADIDGRLRVGDILLKVNGHFVSGLTRNTVIDILRKAHSTVQLTVCRSAALRWAYLDGQWDEPPFQCGSAQLDEHGDLGVLGAQEDFTLQSQEEFSQMYSKDSDDTSSLPCQGPESSSNGQQTTQMRGLAEAATCLSDEEDIARRLAGRPRGATLVSEEELSQLALVKPSRTKYGLRYGIRDLIQKLQWKIEQQQEIIKEFVSLEHIKPLDDCMVGKAAENREKNRYRDILPYDGTRVPLGLSKAYINASYIRILLDKEELFYISTQGPLPTTLNDFWQMVWENHSNVITMITKETERGISKCHRYWPEPPHDTMDLIEFQLRLDNYQILDCFVIRMIELIEKQTQAKRMVHHLQFISWPDHGTPRSSEHLVKYVRYMRKIHQTGPIITHCSAGIGRSGVLLCVDILLSHIEKDMIFDIKQIVRDLRQQRFGMIQTKVQYIFCYEIALEVLKSIQNMDPQLPY, encoded by the exons ATGTTGGACATGCAAGCACCTACCACAAATGAAACTGTAAATTTCCAAGAACATCATCTCTCCAGTAAACACA AACAGTTTCCTCTTGAAGACAGTTTCACCCCTGAACATAGCGCCTCCAACTCCGCAGTGCATGAG GATTGTATAATCAATATTGAGTTGGAGAAAGCAGCTAATGGCAGTCTGGGATTTGCTTTGGTTGGTGGTAGGAATGGCCGTGCAATCTTGATAAAAGCCATCAGCCCAGGTAGCGTTGCTGATATTGATGGAAGGCTTCGAGTGGGTGACATCTTACTGAAG GTGAATGGGCATTTTGTGTCTGGCCTGACACGCAATACAGTGATAGACATTTTGCGCAAAGCTCACAGTACAGTGCAGCTCACTGTCTGCCGGAGCGCAGCACTTCGTTGGGCTTATTTGGATGGTCAGTGGGATGAACCTCCATTCCAGTGTGGATCAGCACAGCTTG ATGAACATGGTGACTTGGGAGTCTTAGGAGCCCAGGAAGACTTCACactccaaagccaggaagaattcAGCCAAATGTATAGCAAG GATTCAGATGATACAAGCAGCTTGCCTTGCCAAGGACCTGAAAGCAGTTCAAATGG GCAGCAGACAACACAGATGCGGGGACTAGCAGAGGCAGCTACCTGCCTGAGTGACGAAGAAGACATAGCCCGAAGGCTAGCTGGCCGGCCCAGAG GTGCCACACTCGTCAGTGAAGAGGAGCTGAGTCAACTGGCACTGGTTAAGCCATCAAGAACAAAGTATGGCCTAAGATACGGCATCAGAGATCTAATTCAGAAGCTTCAGTGGAAGATTGAACAACAGCAAGAAATCATAAAGGAATTTGTG aGTTTAGAACACATAAAGCCACTTGATGACTGCATGGTTGGCAAAGCAGCCGAAAATCGGGAAAAGAACAGATACCGAGATATCCTGCCAT ATGATGGGACACGAGTTCCCCTTGGACTGTCGAAGGCCTATATCAATGCCAGTTATATCCGCATACTACTGGACAAAGAGGAGCTTTTTTACATTTCCACCCAGGGTCCTCTGCCTACTACCCTGAATGACTTCTGGCAAATGGTTTGGGAAAATCACTCCAATGTCATTACCATGATTACAAAAGAAACAGAACGTGGAATATCCAAATGTCATCGATACTGGCCTGAACCTCCCCATGATACTATGGATTTGATTGAGTTCCAGCTACGACTGGATAACTACCAGATCCTGGATTGCTTTGTTATAAGAATGATAGAATTGATTGAAAAACAG ACGCAGGCAAAGCGCATGGTGCATCATCTCCAATTTATAAGCTGGCCAGACCATGGCACTCCCAGGTCATCAGAGCACCTTGTTAAGTATGTTCGATACATGAGAAAAATTCACCAGACAGGCCCTATTATTACGCACTGCAGTGCTGGGATTGGAAGAAGTGGGGTGCTGCTTTGCGTGGATATTTTGTTGAGCCACATAG